The following proteins come from a genomic window of Plectropomus leopardus isolate mb chromosome 11, YSFRI_Pleo_2.0, whole genome shotgun sequence:
- the rag1 gene encoding V(D)J recombination-activating protein 1 produces the protein MAEESLETDGPRSSMPAELHHPHSKYSQWKFKLFRVKSMEKAPLPLPPSETQSEKGALLGSSPPAAPNIELDNGEGPGSVMKLCLGGKSKENVEGPGRRVDMKLQEMDTHMNHLRGLCRLCGIVLRKVKGPVHDVHGDLDEVSKCALRKMNCKMISWPEVILKVFKVDVTEDTESVHPLSFCHRCWVVAIRGGGVCSFTKTSVPEWIPHSSPCYLCSPRKPSFQRTGRKRRKAIPRAQSLSKRTRRDQSDSTSIGERTALRSFRDTYPGPVLRTWRRPSTQREQWVRNFTHCQKDHLNTKLISEKLPVDFLFSFACLVCDHLLSDPVQSPCGHLFCRSCIIKYNHVLGPHCPACNLSCTPDDLTPPAKAFLSALHSLPLLCPRSGCCKQVRLDSFKAHCLSHELGEQDTKQQSSELDLLTNKGGRPRQHLLSLTRRAQKHRLRDMKNQLKAFADREEGGDLKSVCQTLFLLALRSGNEHRQADELEAMMQGRGFGLHPAVCLAIRVNTFLSCSQYHKMYRTVKATSGRQIFQPLHTLRNAEKELLPGFHQFEWQPALKNVSTLCSVGIINGLSGWASSVDDIPADTITRRFRYDVALVSALKDLEEDIMDGLRESGMEDSACTSGFSVMIKESCDGMGDVSEKHGGGPAVPEKAVRFSFTIMSVSVLADGEEKEVTIFTEPKPNSELSCKPLCLMFVDESDHETLTAVLGPLVAERNAMKESRLILSVGGLARSFRFHFRGTGYDEKMVREMEGLEASGSTYVCTLCDSTRAEASQNMVLHSITRSHEENLDRYEIWRTNPFSESAEELRDRVKGVSAKPFMETQPTLDALHCDIGNASEFYKIFQDEIGEVYKKVNPSREERRSWRAALDKQLRRKMKLKPVMRMNGNYARRLMTQEAVEVVCELVPSEERGEALRELMRIYLQMKPVWRATCPAKECPDQLCRYSFNSQRFADLLSSTFKHRYNGKITNYLHKTLAHVPEIVERDGSIGAWASEGNESANKLFRRFRKMNARQSKAFELEDVLKHHWLYTSKCLQKFMEAHKDSAKALQATIDPVESQDYEDMSLEDNDF, from the exons ATGGCGGAGGAGAGCCTGGAGACAGATGGCCCCAGATCCTCCATGCCGGCTGAGCTCCACCATCCCCACTCTAAATACTCTCAGTGGAAGTTTAAACTGTTTAGGGTGAAGTCCATGGAGAAagcccctctccctctcccccccAGCGAGACGCAATCTGAAAAAGGAGCCTTGTTAGGGAGCTCGCCTCCTGCAGCTCCAAATATAGAGTTAGATAATGGCGAGGGTCCAGGGAGTGTTATGAAATTGTGCCTTGGGGGGAAAAGCAAGGAAAATGTGGAGGGCCCTGGCCGCAGGGTAGATATGAAGCTACAGGAAATGGACACCCACATGAACCACCTCAG GGGCTTGTGCCGTCTCTGTGGAATAGTGTTGAGAAAAGTCAAAGGACCGGTGCACGATGTCCATGGGGATCTGGATGAGGTCAGCAAATGTGCCCTGCGTAAAATGAACTGCAAGATGATCAGCTGGCCAGAGGTCATCCTCAAAGTCTTCAAAGTGGACGTGACAGAGGACACGGAATCCGTCCACCCTCTTTCCTTCTGCCATCGCTGCTGGGTGGTCGCCATACGAGGAGGAGGCGTCTGCAGCTTCACCAAAACAAGCGTCCCTGAGTGGATACCCCACTCCTCCCCCTGCTACCTTTGCTCTCCCAGGAAACCATCATTCCAGCGGAcaggaaggaagaggaggaaagccATTCCCAGAGCCCAGAGTTTGTCAAAAAGGACCAGGCGGGACCAAAGTGACAGCACTAGCATTGGTGAGAGGACGGCTCTGAGGTCCTTCAGAGACACTTATCCCGGTCCTGTGCTCAGGACGTGGAGGAGACCCAGCACCCAGAGAGAGCAATGGGTGAGGAACTTCACCCACTGCCAGAAAGACCACCTGAATACCAAGCTCATCTCTGAGAAGCTCCCTGTCgacttcctcttttctttcgCCTGCTTGGTGTGTGACCACCTGCTTTCTGATCCAGTCCAGTCCCCTTGTGGGCACCTCTTCTGCCGCAGCTGTATCATAAAATACAACCATGTTCTGGGACCTCATTGCCCGGCCTGCAACTTGTCCTGCACCCCTGATGATCTCACACCGCCTGCCAAAGCCTTCTTATCAGCCCTACACTCCCTGCCTCTGCTCTGCCCCAGGAGCGGCTGTTGTAAGCAGGTAAGGCTAGACTCATTTAAAGCTCATTGTCTGAGCCATGAGCTGGGTGAGCAGGACACAAAGCAGCAGTCATCAGAACTTGACTTGCTAACCAATAAGGGGGGAAGACCCCGTCAGCACCTGCTATCGCTAACCCGCCGTGCCCAGAAGCATCGGCTCAGGGACATGAAGAACCAATTGAAGGCGTTTGCGGACAGAGAGGAAGGTGGCGACCTCAAATCTGTGTGTCAGACTCTGTTCCTGCTCGCACTGAGGTCTGGGAATGAACACCGGCAGGCGGATGAGCTGGAGGCCATGATGCAAG gcagAGGCTTTGGGTTGCATCCTGCTGTGTGCCTGGCCATTCGGGTCAACACTTTCCTGAGCTGCAGCCAGTACCACAAGATGTACCGGACTGTCAAAGCCACCAGCGGCCGCCAGATCTTTCAGCCCCTGCACACCCTGCGAAACGCAGAGAAGGAGCTTCTCCCTGGCTTTCACCAGTTTGAATGGCAGCCGGCTCTCAAGAATGTGTCCACATTGTGCAGCGTTGGCATTATTAATGGGCTCTCTGGATGGGCTTCCTCGGTGGATGACATCCCGGCTGACACCATCACTCGACGCTTTCGCTATGATGTGGCACTGGTGTCAGCATTAAAGGATCTGGAGGAGGACATCATGGACGGGCTGCGAGAGAGTGGGATGGAAGACAGTGCTTGCACCTCAGGCTTCAGTGTCATGATCAAGGAATCCTGTGATGGCATGGGCGATGTCAGCGAGAAGCACGGTGGAGGGCCGGCTGTTCCTGAGAAGGCTGTACGTTTCTCTTTCACTATTATGTCTGTCTCGGTCCTGGCAGACGGCGAGGAGAAAGAGGTTACCATCTTCACTGAGCCAAAGCCAAACTCAGAACTGTCCTGTAAGCCCCTCTGCCTGATGTTTGTGGATGAGTCAGACCATGAGACGCTCACAGCCGTCTTGGGGCCTTTAGTTGCAGAGCGTAACGCAATGAAAGAAAGCAGGCTCATCCTGTCTGTGGGCGGACTCGCTCGCTCCTTCCGTTTTCACTTCAGAGGCACGGGATACGATGAGAAGATGGTGCGCGAGATGGAGGGCCTCGAGGCTTCGGGGTCCACCTATGTCTGCACTCTTTGTGACTCAACTCGGGCAGAAGCCTCCCAAAACATGGTGCTCCACTCCATCACCCGCAGTCATGAAGAGAACCTAGATCGGTATGAGATATGGAGAACCAACCCCTTTTCCGAGTCTGCAGAAGAGCTGCGAGACAGAGTCAAAGGGGTCTCCGCCAAGCCCTTCATGGAGACCCAGCCCACGCTGGATGCATTACACTGCGACATCGGGAATGCCTCCGAGTTCTACAAAATCTTCCAGGACGAGATCGGGGAGGTGTACAAAAAGGTCAACCCCAGCCGGGAGGAGCGGCGCAGCTGGAGGGCAGCCCTCGATAAACagctgaggaggaagatgaagctAAAACCAGTGATGCGGATGAATGGGAACTATGCCCGCAGGCTAATGACCCAAGAGGCCGTGGAGGTTGTGTGTGAGCTGGTGCCCTcggaggagaggggggaggccCTGAGGGAGCTGATGAGGATCTACCTCCAGATGAAGCCCGTGTGGCGCGCCACCTGCCCTGCCAAAGAGTGCCCCGACCAGCTGTGCCGCTACAGTTTTAACTCCCAGCGTTTCGCcgacctcctctcctccaccttcAAACACAGGTACAACGGAAAGATAACCAACTACCTGCACAAGACCCTGGCCCATGTGCCAGAAATCGTAGAGAGGGATGGATCCATAGGAGCCTGGGCCAGCGAGGGGAACGAGTCGGCCAACAAACTGTTCAGGCGCTTCCGGAAGATGAATGCTCGTCAGTCAAAAGCCTTTGAGCTGGAGGACGTGTTGAAGCATCACTGGCTCTACACGTCCAAGTGCTTGCAGAAATTTATGGAAGCTCATAAGGACTCGGCCAAAGCTCTGCAAGCTACCATTGACCCTGTAGAGAGCCAGGATTATGAGGACATGTCTCTGGAAGATAATGACTTTTGA